Proteins from one Telopea speciosissima isolate NSW1024214 ecotype Mountain lineage chromosome 1, Tspe_v1, whole genome shotgun sequence genomic window:
- the LOC122649152 gene encoding pentatricopeptide repeat-containing protein At2g03880, mitochondrial-like, whose protein sequence is MNKLNWRRLHLSIKICQQHNQIELIQQIHSSVNSGGPICSIVASNRLLDGLSKSGRVDEARNLFHEMTNRDEFTWNTMIAAYARSGRLTEARQLFDETPNRSSIAWSSLISGYSRVGCGMEALELFWEMQLEGLKPNQYTLGSVLRACSIVVALQRGQQIHAYTIKTQFDTNIFVVTGLVDMYAKGKQVLEAEYLFETMPDKNNHVLWTAMVTGYSQNGDAIRAMQCFRGMRLEGIGSNQFTFPSVLTSCAAALDLGFGKQVHGCIIRSGFGANIFVESALVDMYAKCRDLNSARRVLEAMEVEDIVSWNSLIVGYVRQGLEEEALYLFKIMHLKNMKMDDFTYPSVLNSFASIMDIQNAQSVHCSIVKTGFEAYRHVSNALVDMYAKRGSLDWASRVFHQMPEQDVVSWTSLITGYTHHGSHEEALMLFCDMRIAGIDPDQFVIASILSACAELTVLEFGRQVHANFVSYGFQSSLSVENSLVTMYAKCGCIEDAYQVFDSMPIRDVVSWTALIVGLAKNGRGKDSLLLYEKMIMTGTSPDFVTFIGLLFACSHAGLVDDGCRYFQSMDKVHGITPGPEHYACIIDLLGRSGKMDEVKELLNQMTVKPDATIWKAVLAACRIHGNLELAVGAARNLFELEPFNAVPYVLLSNIYSAAGRWDDAANVRRLMKSKGITKEPGCSWIEMNRRIHTFMAEDRSHQMMSEIYAKLNEIMISIKKAGYVPDMDCVLHDMEEEGKELGLAYHSEKLAVAFGLLSMPPGVPIRIFKNLRVCGDCHTAMKFISKVFERRIILRDPNCFHHFSEQTCSCKDYW, encoded by the coding sequence ATGAACAAATTGAATTGGCGTCGACTACACTTATCTATTAAGATATGTCAACAGCACAACCAAATAGAATTGATCCAACAAATCCACTCCTCAGTAAATTCTGGGGGCCCCATATGCTCCATTGTTGCTTCGAATAGACTCTTGGATGGTTTGTCAAAATCTGGACGGGTTGATGAAGCCCGTAATTTATTTCATGAAATGACAAATCGAGATGAGTTCACTTGGAATACCATGATTGCAGCATATGCCAGATCAGGACGACTAACTGAAGCTCGACAACTTTTTGATGAGACCCCAAATCGGAGTTCTATTGCATGGTCTTCCCTTATCTCTGGGTATTCTCGTGTGGGATGTGGCATGGAAGCGCTTGAGTTGTTTTGGGAAATGCAATTGGAAGGACTCAAGCCCAACCAATACACTTTGGGCAGTGTTCTTCGTGCTTGCTCCATTGTTGTGGCACTCCAAAGAGGGCAACAGATTCATGCCTATACTATCAAGACTCAATTTGATACAAACATTTTTGTTGTCACAGGACTTGTGGACATGTATGCCAAGGGCAAGCAAGTTTTGGAGGCAGAGTATTTATTTGAGACTATGCCTGACAAAAATAATCATGTGTTGTGGACTGCCATGGTCACTGGATACTCTCAGAATGGGGACGCGATTAGAGCAATGCAATGTTTCCGGGGCATGAGGTTGGAAGGCATTGGGTCAAATCAGTTCACCTTTCCCAGTGTGTTAACTAGTTGTGCAGCAGCTTTGGACCTTGGATTTGGAAAGCAAGTGCATGGTTGCATAATTCGGAGTGGTTTTGGGGCAAACATATTTGTTGAGAGTGCATTAGTTGATATGTATGCAAAATGTAGGGACTTGAATAGTGCAAGGAGGGTATTGGAGGCTATGGAGGTTGAAGACATTGTTTCTTGGAACTCTTTGATTGTTGGCTATGTAAGGcaagggttagaagaagaagcactTTACTTATTTAAGATAATGCACTTGAAAAATATGAAGATGGATGATTTCACTTACCCATCCGTTCTAAACTCGTTTGCCTCCATTATGGATATACAAAATGCCCAGTCTGTTCATTGCTCGATTGTGAAAACTGGTTTTGAAGCTTACAGACATGTGAGCAACGCTCTTGTAGACATGTATGCAAAGCGAGGAAGTTTAGATTGGGCTTCTAGAGTTTTCCACCAAATGCCTGAGCAGGATGTGGTGTCATGGACTTCGTTGATCACTGGTTACACACACCACGGGTCCCATGAAGAAGCACTGATGTTGTTCTGTGATATGAGAATTGCAGGCATTGATCCAGACCAATTTGTCATTGCCAGCATTTTGAGTGCTTGTGCTGAACTAACTGTTTTAGAGTTTGGGCGACAAGTACATGCCAATTTCGTTAGCTATGGCTTTCAATCATCCTTATCAGTAGAGAATTCACTAGTAACAATGTATGCTAAATGCGGGTGCATAGAGGATGCTTATCAAGTATTTGACTCCATGCCAATCCGGGACGTGGTCTCTTGGACTGCTTTGATTGTTGGCCTTGCTAAGAATGGTAGGGGAAAAGACTCCCTTCTACTCTATGAGAAGATGATCATGACTGGCACAAGCCCTGACTTTGTTACTTTCATTGGCTTGCTGTTCGCTTGCAGCCATGCAGGTCTTGTCGATGATGGTTGCCGCTACTTCCAGTCTATGGATAAGGTCCATGGTATTACACCTGGCCCTGAACACTATGCTTGTATAATTGATCTTCTTGGGCGATCTGGgaagatggatgaagtgaagGAATTGCTGAATCAAATGACAGTTAAACCTGATGCAACTATATGGAAGGCAGTGCTAGCTGCATGTAGGATCCATGGGAACTTGGAGTTGGCTGTGGGAGCTGCAAGGAACCTCTTTGAATTGGAACCTTTCAATGCAGTGCCATATGTTCTTCTATCTAATATTTATTCAGCAGCTGGTAGATGGGATGATGCTGCAAATGTACGCAGACTGATGAAGTCAAAAGGTATTACTAAGGAGCCTGGATGTAGTTGGATTGAGATGAACAGAAGAATCCACACCTTTATGGCTGAAGATAGAAGCCACCAAATGATGTCAGAAATATATGCCAAGCTCAATGAGATAATGATCTCAATTAAGAAAGCTGGGTATGTGCCAGACATGGATTGTGTGCTCCATGACATGGAAGAAGAGGGTAAGGAGCTTGGTCTTGCTTATCATAGCGAGAAGTTAGCTGTTGCTTTTGGGCTTCTCAGCATGCCTCCTGGAGTGCCTATTAGGATTTTCAAGAATCTCCGTGTGTGTGGGGATTGTCACACTGCTATGAAATTCATATCAAAAGTTTTTGAACGACGTATTATCTTAAGGGATCCAAATTGTTTTCATCACTTCAGTGAGCAAACATGTTCTTGTAAGGATTATTGGTAG